In Verrucomicrobiota bacterium, the following are encoded in one genomic region:
- a CDS encoding glycosyltransferase family 4 protein, whose product MQQMSELIPSATRRHRWRIVHSEWSLGWGGQEHRVLAELTGFRERGSEGWLLAPPEAKVYERTAAIGIPTRPLDVNRLHFALEVLKTARWLRKIRPDVLNTHSSRDGWVVGMAGRLARVPLLVRTRHIEVAYPNRRVSRHAFVTLADHVFTTSEKMAIHLRQSLDLPEERVTPMPTGIDLKRFAPDGPKVELPSGKAPPSLPAVGMVSVLRSWKGHSTFLQAARLLLDSKFAARFVIVGEGPIRPQIEAQIAELRLADCVGLPGHREEVPEVLRGLAVLVIASTKHEGVPQIGLQALATKTPVIGTDVGGIPEIIRPGETGRIIPAGNAPALAAAIRETLEARVVTAALCERGRALVEARHGLDAMLDRIEAVYARHLG is encoded by the coding sequence CTGGGGAGGTCAGGAACACCGGGTTCTGGCCGAACTCACCGGTTTCCGCGAACGCGGCAGCGAGGGGTGGCTCCTGGCCCCGCCCGAAGCCAAGGTTTACGAGCGGACCGCGGCGATCGGAATTCCCACGCGCCCTCTCGATGTGAACCGCCTGCATTTCGCCCTCGAAGTTTTGAAGACCGCGCGTTGGCTCCGCAAAATCCGTCCCGACGTGTTGAACACGCACAGTTCACGGGACGGTTGGGTGGTCGGAATGGCCGGCCGTTTGGCGCGCGTGCCCTTGTTAGTGCGAACGCGCCACATCGAGGTGGCGTATCCCAATCGCCGCGTGAGCCGACATGCCTTCGTGACGCTGGCGGACCACGTGTTCACCACGAGCGAGAAAATGGCGATCCACTTGAGGCAAAGCCTGGATTTGCCGGAAGAGCGCGTGACCCCGATGCCGACCGGGATCGACTTGAAACGCTTCGCGCCTGATGGACCGAAGGTGGAACTGCCCTCAGGAAAGGCGCCGCCATCGCTCCCCGCCGTTGGCATGGTGTCCGTGTTGCGCTCGTGGAAAGGCCATTCGACCTTCCTCCAAGCCGCGCGACTCTTGCTGGATTCGAAATTCGCCGCGCGTTTCGTGATTGTGGGCGAAGGACCCATCCGGCCTCAGATTGAGGCGCAGATCGCCGAATTGAGATTGGCGGACTGCGTGGGACTGCCTGGTCATCGCGAAGAAGTGCCCGAGGTCCTGCGTGGGTTGGCGGTGCTGGTTATCGCCTCGACCAAACACGAAGGCGTTCCGCAGATCGGTCTCCAAGCCTTGGCGACGAAGACGCCGGTGATCGGCACGGATGTCGGTGGCATTCCAGAAATCATCCGGCCCGGCGAAACAGGCCGGATCATTCCGGCGGGCAATGCTCCGGCGCTGGCGGCCGCCATCCGCGAGACCCTTGAAGCGCGCGTGGTCACGGCGGCATTGTGCGAACGCGGCCGGGCTTTGGTGGAAGCACGCCATGGGCTGGACGCGATGCTGGATCGGATTGAAGCGGTGTATGCGCGCCATCTTGGATGA